In a genomic window of Lacrimispora sp. BS-2:
- a CDS encoding ABC transporter ATP-binding protein — MIKLLRRVLKMSGNLKPRILWGFAFGFMDGIFNVFPLIAIFYAVNSSISGREVAVTTGLLLIGLMGRILFHYLLSRFQSSAGFEMVAENRLKIGNLLRQAPMSFFDIHKQGDLTACVTTDLGFIEMYVMFILDKVVNGFLMTAITAVFLFAFDWRIGLTAIVVLLPSIIVFAVLQKKGKELGPLRQNTQAELGAAVIEYAQGIMTAKAYGMKSRQAKRISDAFHNSNIHSFQVERGFVKWVSIFQVIVKLAGCAIALASSLAALSGSLELSTYLMLLVASLTMFAGLEQCASQTPMLRIMEASLDRVEEITNAGLEGNPKKTAGAIPDCFDITFDHVTFGYGKEPVLKDLSFHVPEHTSVALVGPSGSGKSTITKLIPRFYDVSQGKIQIGGIDIRDMSLDQVLSYVSMVFQKVYLFGDTIANNIRFGKQDASMEELSEAAKKACCYDFIMEMENGFDTVIGEGGNTLSGGQKQRISIARAILKDAPIILLDEATSSIDPENEALIQQAINHLIKDKTLVIIAHNLSAVQTADQILVLNHGQLAESGKHDTLRLNHGLYKDLWDISQEVSLWQTK, encoded by the coding sequence ATGATTAAGCTGCTGCGCCGTGTACTCAAAATGTCCGGCAACCTAAAGCCGCGCATTCTTTGGGGCTTTGCCTTCGGGTTTATGGACGGCATTTTTAACGTATTCCCATTGATCGCAATCTTTTACGCTGTCAACAGCAGCATATCCGGCAGGGAGGTGGCAGTCACCACCGGTTTACTTTTGATTGGGCTCATGGGACGGATACTGTTTCATTATTTGTTATCCAGATTTCAATCCTCCGCAGGATTTGAAATGGTTGCGGAAAACCGCCTGAAAATTGGCAACCTGTTGAGGCAGGCACCTATGTCGTTTTTTGATATACACAAGCAAGGTGATTTAACTGCCTGTGTGACCACCGATCTGGGTTTTATCGAGATGTATGTTATGTTTATTCTGGATAAGGTTGTAAACGGGTTTTTGATGACTGCTATAACAGCGGTGTTTCTGTTTGCTTTTGACTGGCGGATAGGACTTACAGCCATTGTGGTATTATTACCGTCGATCATTGTTTTTGCTGTGCTTCAGAAAAAGGGTAAAGAGCTGGGGCCTCTTCGGCAGAACACCCAGGCGGAGCTGGGCGCGGCTGTTATTGAATATGCACAGGGAATCATGACGGCGAAAGCATATGGCATGAAAAGCCGACAGGCAAAGCGCATTTCTGACGCGTTTCATAACAGCAACATACATTCCTTTCAGGTGGAACGCGGGTTTGTAAAGTGGGTGTCAATTTTCCAGGTGATTGTAAAGCTGGCAGGATGCGCGATAGCCCTTGCTTCATCTTTGGCAGCACTTTCCGGAAGTCTTGAATTATCCACCTATCTGATGCTTCTGGTTGCCTCCTTGACAATGTTTGCAGGGCTTGAGCAGTGTGCTTCCCAAACGCCTATGCTGCGCATAATGGAGGCTTCTCTGGATCGTGTGGAGGAAATCACCAATGCTGGATTAGAAGGCAATCCTAAAAAAACGGCTGGTGCCATACCTGATTGCTTTGATATCACATTTGATCATGTAACGTTCGGCTATGGAAAAGAACCAGTGTTGAAGGATTTGTCGTTTCATGTGCCGGAGCATACATCTGTGGCACTTGTCGGCCCCTCCGGCAGCGGAAAAAGCACCATTACAAAGCTGATTCCCCGTTTCTATGATGTCTCACAGGGAAAGATTCAAATTGGAGGTATAGACATACGGGATATGTCTCTGGATCAAGTCCTTTCTTATGTCAGTATGGTATTTCAGAAGGTATATCTGTTTGGAGATACCATAGCCAACAATATTCGTTTTGGCAAGCAGGACGCATCCATGGAGGAACTTAGTGAGGCGGCGAAAAAAGCCTGTTGCTATGATTTTATTATGGAAATGGAGAATGGCTTTGACACGGTAATTGGAGAAGGAGGAAATACACTTTCCGGTGGACAGAAGCAGAGAATATCTATTGCAAGAGCCATCCTGAAAGACGCTCCGATTATCCTGCTAGATGAAGCGACCTCCAGTATAGACCCAGAAAACGAAGCCTTGATACAGCAGGCAATCAATCATTTGATTAAAGATAAAACACTCGTTATTATAGCACACAACTTGTCCGCTGTTCAAACTGCGGATCAAATTCTCGTTCTTAATCATGGCCAGCTTGCAGAGTCAGGAAAGCATGATACACTTCGCCTTAACCACGGTCTTTATAAAGATCTGTGGGATATCAGTCAGGAGGTCAGCCTGTGGCAGACTAAGTAG
- a CDS encoding MerR family transcriptional regulator: protein MFKIGEFSKLTQVSIRMLRYYDETGLLRPAEIDKFTGYRLYSTEQIPVLNKIIFLRDLGFTVSEIAAALNHWNDEFITNQLDNKRLEIEEAIKAEQDRLSKIELAKRDILQEKIAIHYNVSIKSIPSYQVFSLRRVVQDYYAEGQMWKEMSAFAEENNIPISANTFAVYHDTDYKETGVDIEICAPVARTGKNLCGFTYRNTEPVPIMACTMIYGSFENIKGAYLAFADWMQAHNQYKMRGQSRQIVHRGPWNEDSPDNYLTEIQIPLEKI, encoded by the coding sequence ATGTTTAAAATAGGCGAGTTTTCCAAATTGACACAGGTATCGATCCGAATGCTAAGATACTACGATGAAACAGGATTATTAAGACCAGCAGAAATAGATAAATTTACAGGCTACAGACTATATTCCACAGAACAAATCCCTGTTTTAAATAAAATAATATTCTTACGGGATTTAGGGTTTACTGTTTCTGAAATTGCGGCTGCCCTTAATCATTGGAATGATGAATTTATAACAAATCAGCTTGATAATAAGCGTTTGGAAATTGAGGAAGCGATAAAAGCGGAGCAGGACAGGCTATCGAAAATCGAACTTGCAAAGAGAGATATTTTACAGGAAAAGATTGCGATACATTACAATGTTTCCATTAAATCCATACCCAGCTATCAGGTGTTTTCTTTAAGGCGGGTCGTTCAGGATTATTATGCCGAGGGCCAGATGTGGAAAGAAATGTCGGCCTTTGCAGAAGAAAATAATATCCCTATTTCGGCCAATACCTTTGCGGTCTATCATGATACAGATTATAAAGAAACGGGCGTTGACATTGAAATATGCGCCCCCGTAGCCAGAACAGGAAAGAATCTGTGCGGTTTTACCTATAGAAACACAGAACCAGTGCCCATTATGGCATGTACTATGATATATGGGTCTTTTGAAAACATAAAGGGTGCATATCTTGCTTTTGCAGACTGGATGCAGGCACATAACCAATACAAAATGAGGGGACAGAGCAGGCAGATTGTCCACCGGGGACCATGGAATGAGGATAGTCCTGATAACTACCTGACCGAAATCCAGATACCATTGGAGAAAATATAA